In one window of Desulforhabdus amnigena DNA:
- a CDS encoding acyl-CoA carboxylase subunit beta, whose protein sequence is MADLTEIKKENLAFWENEELQLDARAHEAMWPGGDRAVQRLAKQGKQTARDLIKKLTDPDTEFFELSRLAGFGMFYPDVEDVPCGGIVTGIGKIHGNWTMIVANDSRVKAGTYFPITLKKHMRAQAIAERCGLNCVYIADSGGAYLPMQADVFPDDQHFGSMFYNMARMSAMGLKQITLSTGGNTAGGAYIVFMACQSVMIDKMSYSFLGGPPLVKAATGEVISAEDLGGARVHTTISGGADHFCRSQDEAIERVRDILSLEAPQRLFIHRYPEVPPRVPVESIYENLPAKVHQGINVRAFLEGIADDSRFVEYKKQYAPGRGDNIVTGKICIKGIPVGIIASNGLGIIFAEAARKATEWIVRCSQEKIPLLFLQSSPGYMVGSESEHMGIGKYGADMVRAVSCAQVPRIQLVIGPDNGAANYGMCGRAYRPHFLFHTMRSRTSVMSGRSAAEVLLSIEERKRVSAGNPMSAGEKQAFRQQMMDKYDGEAHPFYCAARILNDRVLKFREVRDWLAMAFEVSLLKPIGEPAFGNLRF, encoded by the coding sequence ATGGCGGACTTAACGGAAATAAAGAAAGAAAACCTGGCTTTTTGGGAAAATGAAGAGCTTCAACTGGACGCACGTGCTCACGAGGCCATGTGGCCGGGTGGAGACCGGGCCGTTCAACGCCTGGCAAAACAGGGCAAACAGACAGCTCGGGACCTCATCAAGAAGCTGACGGACCCCGACACGGAATTTTTCGAACTGAGCCGTCTGGCCGGCTTCGGAATGTTTTACCCCGATGTGGAGGATGTTCCCTGCGGGGGCATCGTGACGGGCATTGGAAAAATCCACGGCAACTGGACCATGATCGTTGCCAATGACAGCCGGGTGAAAGCCGGCACCTATTTTCCCATTACTCTCAAAAAACACATGCGAGCCCAGGCCATTGCAGAAAGATGCGGGCTCAATTGCGTCTACATTGCCGATTCGGGAGGGGCCTATCTTCCCATGCAGGCGGATGTCTTTCCGGACGATCAGCATTTCGGTTCCATGTTTTATAACATGGCCCGTATGTCGGCCATGGGGTTGAAGCAGATCACTCTGAGCACGGGGGGAAACACCGCCGGCGGGGCGTATATCGTTTTCATGGCCTGCCAGTCTGTGATGATCGATAAGATGTCCTACTCCTTCCTGGGGGGCCCGCCGCTTGTCAAGGCTGCAACCGGCGAAGTCATTTCAGCGGAAGATCTCGGTGGAGCAAGGGTTCATACGACCATTTCCGGTGGAGCGGATCATTTTTGCCGGAGCCAGGACGAGGCCATCGAGCGTGTGCGGGATATTCTTTCCCTGGAAGCGCCTCAGAGGCTTTTTATACACCGGTACCCGGAAGTGCCGCCTCGAGTGCCCGTGGAATCCATTTACGAAAACCTTCCGGCAAAGGTTCATCAGGGAATAAATGTTCGAGCTTTTCTGGAAGGGATCGCCGATGACAGCCGCTTTGTGGAGTACAAAAAGCAATATGCTCCGGGGCGTGGTGATAATATCGTGACGGGTAAAATTTGCATAAAAGGTATTCCCGTTGGGATCATCGCATCCAACGGGCTGGGAATCATTTTTGCCGAAGCGGCGCGAAAGGCCACGGAATGGATCGTGCGCTGTTCCCAGGAAAAAATCCCTCTGCTTTTCCTGCAAAGTTCACCCGGTTACATGGTGGGATCGGAATCCGAACACATGGGCATCGGAAAGTACGGGGCGGACATGGTGCGCGCCGTATCCTGCGCCCAGGTGCCGCGGATTCAACTGGTGATCGGCCCCGACAATGGGGCTGCCAATTATGGCATGTGCGGCCGTGCTTACCGTCCTCATTTTCTTTTTCATACCATGCGTTCCAGGACCTCGGTCATGAGTGGGCGGTCGGCCGCTGAAGTGCTTCTCTCCATCGAGGAACGCAAAAGAGTGAGCGCGGGCAATCCCATGAGCGCAGGTGAGAAGCAGGCCTTTCGCCAGCAGATGATGGACAAATATGACGGCGAGGCGCATCCGTTTTACTGCGCGGCTCGCATCCTGAACGACCGGGTGCTCAAGTTTCGGGAAGTGAGGGATTGGTTGGCCATGGCTTTCGAGGTCAGCCTGCTCAAGCCCATAGGCGAACCCGCTTTCGGAAATCTGCGCTTCTAA
- a CDS encoding enoyl-CoA hydratase, giving the protein MEQQLVLEERKDQVAVLTLNRPEVMNSLSFGMLRSLKERVEALHFDPEVRVVIITGAGEKAFCAGADLKERATLSEQQVKEFIFTIRNLFTFIEFLNKPVIAAVNGIALGGGTELALACDMRLASLNATMGLTETRLAIIPGAGGTQRLPRLVGRGKAKELIFTGRRVGAEEALQIGLVNKICSPEALLDECLAMAAMICETGPIAIQQAKYAINYGLESDLHTGLAIESNAYWVTIPTEDRLEGLTAFREKRKPIYKGR; this is encoded by the coding sequence ATGGAACAACAACTGGTCCTTGAAGAACGAAAAGATCAGGTGGCCGTGCTCACTCTCAATCGCCCCGAGGTGATGAATTCCCTGAGCTTCGGGATGCTTCGATCCCTCAAAGAACGTGTGGAGGCATTACATTTCGACCCTGAAGTACGGGTTGTGATCATCACGGGGGCCGGGGAAAAAGCCTTTTGCGCAGGGGCTGATCTGAAAGAAAGAGCTACCCTCAGTGAACAGCAGGTAAAAGAATTCATTTTTACGATTCGCAATCTTTTTACTTTCATTGAATTCTTGAATAAACCGGTCATTGCGGCCGTCAACGGCATTGCCCTGGGAGGGGGGACCGAACTGGCTCTGGCCTGCGACATGCGTCTGGCCTCCCTCAATGCGACCATGGGCCTCACGGAAACCCGACTCGCCATCATTCCAGGTGCGGGAGGGACTCAGCGACTGCCTCGCCTCGTAGGCCGGGGAAAAGCAAAGGAACTGATTTTTACCGGCCGTCGTGTGGGGGCAGAGGAAGCACTCCAGATCGGTTTGGTGAACAAGATTTGTTCCCCGGAAGCCCTCCTTGACGAATGCCTCGCCATGGCGGCCATGATCTGTGAGACCGGCCCCATAGCCATCCAGCAAGCCAAGTATGCCATCAACTATGGTCTGGAAAGCGACCTCCATACGGGACTTGCCATTGAATCCAATGCTTACTGGGTCACCATTCCAACGGAAGACCGGTTGGAAGGGTTGACCGCTTTTCGTGAGAAACGCAAGCCCATTTACAAAGGCAGATAG
- a CDS encoding DUF721 domain-containing protein, producing the protein MKKRDQEFTIGILLQQVLRKHPVFSANPLGDWGELVGEQVARYSQPKSLKNKVLVVVAYDSVWKHHLELLKEDLIEKINKKFPEPLVEKITIKVGELPEANPVLNPNYNKLERVKSKRVRPFSRKKAPSRTLTPEEKKLAKSLPDPELRTLATRLLKRVPLEESPEGDPGDGE; encoded by the coding sequence TTGAAAAAGCGAGATCAAGAATTTACCATTGGGATTCTACTGCAGCAGGTGCTCCGGAAACATCCGGTCTTTTCAGCAAATCCATTGGGGGATTGGGGCGAACTTGTGGGAGAACAGGTGGCCCGCTATTCACAGCCCAAATCCCTTAAGAACAAGGTCTTGGTAGTCGTGGCCTATGATTCCGTCTGGAAACATCATCTGGAACTGCTCAAGGAAGACTTGATCGAGAAGATCAACAAAAAATTCCCTGAACCTCTCGTGGAAAAGATAACCATCAAGGTGGGAGAATTGCCGGAAGCAAATCCCGTTCTCAACCCAAATTATAATAAGTTGGAGAGAGTGAAGTCCAAACGGGTACGGCCCTTTTCCAGGAAGAAAGCGCCCTCGCGTACTCTGACACCCGAGGAAAAAAAGCTCGCCAAGTCCCTTCCCGACCCCGAACTCCGAACCTTGGCCACTCGCCTGCTGAAGCGGGTGCCACTGGAGGAATCGCCTGAAGGAGATCCCGGTGATGGCGAGTAG
- a CDS encoding acyl-CoA dehydrogenase family protein: MDFQLTDEQRMIKETVYKWAVNELGPLQEKIDDEDWFPPDFFKKCAEIGILGITIDEKYGGLGGDVLMQTLAIEEMSRICPALAMSYGAHSNLCANNIYKNANDALKEKYLPPLVAGEKVGALGLTEPNAGSDAMGLRTRAVKKGDKYILNGSKIFITNGTIADTLLVYAKTDPEKGAKGISAFIVEKTFPGFSVSRKLKKCGMRGSPTAELVFEDCEVPAENLVGQENMGVNVVTSGLDIERIVLAGGSVGMAQQALDYSVRYAVDREQFGQPIANFQMIQQKLADMYSRTEAARLLVYRAAEAAQTAPRGGKGTELTRFAASAILFAAETATWVCDQAIQIHGGYGYCLEFPVQKLWRDAKLYEIGAGTSEIRRMIIARELTREEFARKSQR; this comes from the coding sequence ATGGATTTTCAGCTGACTGATGAACAACGCATGATCAAGGAAACGGTATACAAGTGGGCTGTGAACGAGCTGGGGCCCCTGCAGGAAAAGATTGACGATGAAGACTGGTTCCCGCCTGACTTTTTCAAAAAATGCGCTGAAATCGGCATCCTGGGAATTACCATCGATGAAAAATACGGGGGGCTGGGTGGCGATGTGCTCATGCAGACCCTGGCCATAGAAGAGATGAGCCGCATTTGTCCCGCGTTGGCCATGTCCTACGGAGCTCATTCCAACCTCTGTGCCAACAATATTTACAAGAACGCCAACGATGCATTGAAGGAAAAATACCTGCCCCCCCTCGTTGCGGGCGAAAAAGTGGGCGCTTTGGGACTCACCGAACCCAATGCGGGATCGGATGCCATGGGGCTCAGGACCCGTGCCGTCAAAAAAGGCGACAAGTATATATTGAACGGCAGCAAGATTTTCATCACCAACGGAACCATTGCCGACACTCTGCTGGTCTATGCCAAAACCGATCCCGAGAAGGGCGCCAAGGGGATCAGCGCATTCATCGTGGAGAAAACTTTTCCCGGTTTTTCCGTCTCCAGGAAGCTCAAAAAGTGCGGCATGCGCGGGTCTCCCACCGCGGAACTGGTTTTTGAAGATTGTGAAGTTCCCGCAGAAAACCTTGTGGGCCAGGAAAACATGGGAGTCAATGTGGTAACCAGCGGGCTCGATATCGAACGCATCGTTTTGGCGGGTGGGTCCGTGGGAATGGCGCAGCAGGCCCTGGACTATTCCGTCCGCTATGCCGTGGACCGCGAGCAGTTCGGGCAGCCCATTGCAAACTTCCAGATGATCCAGCAAAAGCTTGCCGATATGTACTCCCGTACGGAAGCTGCCCGCCTTCTGGTCTATCGGGCGGCGGAAGCGGCTCAAACGGCCCCCCGGGGTGGGAAGGGCACCGAACTGACCCGGTTTGCGGCTTCCGCCATTCTCTTTGCCGCAGAGACGGCGACCTGGGTGTGCGATCAGGCGATCCAGATCCATGGCGGCTATGGGTATTGCCTGGAATTCCCCGTTCAAAAACTGTGGCGTGACGCCAAACTGTATGAAATCGGCGCCGGTACGAGTGAAATACGGCGCATGATCATTGCCCGTGAATTGACCCGCGAAGAATTCGCCCGAAAATCCCAGCGATAA